Proteins from a genomic interval of Phyllopteryx taeniolatus isolate TA_2022b chromosome 3, UOR_Ptae_1.2, whole genome shotgun sequence:
- the pheta1 gene encoding sesquipedalian-1 isoform X2 has product MKLNERSVAHYATCDSPPDKTGFLFKKGERNTAYHRRWFVLKGNMLFYFEERDGREPIGVIILEGCTVELCESAEEFAFAVKFDCARARVYKMAADSQAAMESWVKALSRASFDYMRLVVKELERQLEEIQEAAGGGLQGRPRASKRASKSRSSSSSSSSLSSTSSSSGQKNHQDEVQLMSGGPKENGVAWSKPHPVLANGSSEGASSCVAWECGADSLNNGLTAHRTNGVRAPPVPPRRRGASLESPFSPVTGCFSKLHDWYGLEVEELRAQWLQSQ; this is encoded by the coding sequence ATGAAGCTGAACGAACGCAGCGTGGCCCACTACGCCACGTGCGACTCGCCGCCCGACAAGACGGGCTTCCTGTTCAAGAAGGGCGAGCGCAACACGGCGTACCACCGCCGCTGGTTCGTCCTCAAGGGCAACATGCTCTTCTACTTCGAGGAGCGCGACGGCCGCGAGCCCATCGGCGTCATCATTCTGGAGGGCTGCACCGTGGAGCTGTGCGAGTCGGCCGAGGAGTTCGCCTTTGCCGTCAAGTTCGACTGCGCACGGGCTCGCGTGTACAAGATGGCAGCCGACAGCCAAGCGGCAATGGAGTCGTGGGTCAAGGCATTGTCGCGGGCCAGCTTCGACTACATGAGACTGGTGGTCAAAGAGCTGGAGAGGCAGCTGGAGGAGATCCAGGAGGCGGCCGGTGGAGGCCTACAGGGCAGGCCCAGGGCATCCAAGCGAGCGTCCAAATCCagatcgtcgtcgtcgtcgtcgtcctccttgTCGTCGACGTCGTCCAGCTCTGGACAAAAGAACCACCAGGATGAGGTCCAGCTCATGTCCGGAGGTCCCAAGGAGAACGGTGTTGCCTGGAGCAAACCGCACCCCGTCTTGGCTAACGGTTCGTCTGAGGGGGCGTCTTCCTGCGTGGCCTGGGAATGCGGGGCCGACTCCCTAAATAACGGCTTGACAGCTCACAGGACCAACGGAGTCAGGGCTCCCCCGGTGCCCCCCAGAAGAAGAGGAGCGTCTCTCGAGAGCCCCTTCTCCCCCGTCACCGGATGCTTTTCCAAGCTCCACGACTGGTACGGACTCGAGGTGGAGGAGCTGAGGGCCCAGTGGCTTCAAAGTCAGTGA
- the pheta1 gene encoding sesquipedalian-1 isoform X1, with protein sequence MHVFFFFGMWEETGVPGENPRRHGENMQTPHRRGRGLNPRPQNYDLIIRRGSVKMKLNERSVAHYATCDSPPDKTGFLFKKGERNTAYHRRWFVLKGNMLFYFEERDGREPIGVIILEGCTVELCESAEEFAFAVKFDCARARVYKMAADSQAAMESWVKALSRASFDYMRLVVKELERQLEEIQEAAGGGLQGRPRASKRASKSRSSSSSSSSLSSTSSSSGQKNHQDEVQLMSGGPKENGVAWSKPHPVLANGSSEGASSCVAWECGADSLNNGLTAHRTNGVRAPPVPPRRRGASLESPFSPVTGCFSKLHDWYGLEVEELRAQWLQSQ encoded by the exons atgcatgttttttttttttttgggatgtgggaggaaaccggagtgcccggagaaaacccacgcaggcacggggagaacatgcaaactccacacaggcggggccggggattgaacccccgtcctcagaact ATGATTTAATCATCCGCCGAGGAAGCGTGAAGATGAAGCTGAACGAACGCAGCGTGGCCCACTACGCCACGTGCGACTCGCCGCCCGACAAGACGGGCTTCCTGTTCAAGAAGGGCGAGCGCAACACGGCGTACCACCGCCGCTGGTTCGTCCTCAAGGGCAACATGCTCTTCTACTTCGAGGAGCGCGACGGCCGCGAGCCCATCGGCGTCATCATTCTGGAGGGCTGCACCGTGGAGCTGTGCGAGTCGGCCGAGGAGTTCGCCTTTGCCGTCAAGTTCGACTGCGCACGGGCTCGCGTGTACAAGATGGCAGCCGACAGCCAAGCGGCAATGGAGTCGTGGGTCAAGGCATTGTCGCGGGCCAGCTTCGACTACATGAGACTGGTGGTCAAAGAGCTGGAGAGGCAGCTGGAGGAGATCCAGGAGGCGGCCGGTGGAGGCCTACAGGGCAGGCCCAGGGCATCCAAGCGAGCGTCCAAATCCagatcgtcgtcgtcgtcgtcgtcctccttgTCGTCGACGTCGTCCAGCTCTGGACAAAAGAACCACCAGGATGAGGTCCAGCTCATGTCCGGAGGTCCCAAGGAGAACGGTGTTGCCTGGAGCAAACCGCACCCCGTCTTGGCTAACGGTTCGTCTGAGGGGGCGTCTTCCTGCGTGGCCTGGGAATGCGGGGCCGACTCCCTAAATAACGGCTTGACAGCTCACAGGACCAACGGAGTCAGGGCTCCCCCGGTGCCCCCCAGAAGAAGAGGAGCGTCTCTCGAGAGCCCCTTCTCCCCCGTCACCGGATGCTTTTCCAAGCTCCACGACTGGTACGGACTCGAGGTGGAGGAGCTGAGGGCCCAGTGGCTTCAAAGTCAGTGA